GAGACGATCCACGTCACGGGGATCCCCATCGACCCGGCCTTCTCCGCGGCGAGAGAGAAAGCGGAAACCCGCCGTGCGCTGGGCCTCGAGCAGGACCTCACCACGGTCCTCGTCTCCGCGGGGGGGTTCGGGATGGGGCCCGTGGAATCCCTTGCGAACGCCCTGCAGGAGGTCCGGCACCCCATCCAGGTGGCGGTGGTGTGCGGAAAGAACCCGGACCTGAAGCGCCGCCTGGAGGATCTTCCGGCTCCCAACCACCCCGTGAAGATCGTGGGGTTCACGACCGAGATGGAGCGGTGGATGGCGGCCTCGGATCTCCTCGTGGGGAAGGCGGGGGGGCTTACCAGCTCCGAGGCGCTGGCCTCGGGCCTGGTGATGGTCATCATCAACCCGATCCCGGGACAGGAGGAGCGCAACAGCGACCATCTCCTCGAGGAGGGGGTCGCCGTGCGGTGCAACAACCTCCCCGCTCTGGCCTACAAGATCGACTCCCTCCTGTCGGACAAGGAGCGGTTCGACCGGATGCGGCAGGCGGTCCGCCAAATGGCCCGCCCGAATGCGGCGGCCGACGTCGTGTCCCTGGTCTCCGGGGCGAGGACCTCGCCAAAGGGTCCCTCTCCGACCACATGAACGAATCGGTCTTTCGAAGGGCACCGCGAGTTCGACGATTAATGAAAGGTTGCCCGAA
This portion of the Candidatus Deferrimicrobiaceae bacterium genome encodes:
- a CDS encoding glycosyltransferase is translated as MTGGGSKAGGVFVLSAAAGAGHVRSAEALVAAFAAKGIAAKHVEVLKYSSYFFKKVFSDLYFELVNRQPAILGLVYDAMDHPWMYRKRRLALDLLNTRPLANLLKEERPRLAVCTHFLPAEILLHLRRKKILDIPVGVVITDFDLHAMWLYRGVDWYFVACEETKVHMTALGVPPETIHVTGIPIDPAFSAAREKAETRRALGLEQDLTTVLVSAGGFGMGPVESLANALQEVRHPIQVAVVCGKNPDLKRRLEDLPAPNHPVKIVGFTTEMERWMAASDLLVGKAGGLTSSEALASGLVMVIINPIPGQEERNSDHLLEEGVAVRCNNLPALAYKIDSLLSDKERFDRMRQAVRQMARPNAAADVVSLVSGARTSPKGPSPTT